A single genomic interval of Psychroserpens sp. NJDZ02 harbors:
- a CDS encoding acetate--CoA ligase, which produces MYYQEFYKKSIDQPAQFWQEQASQLDWFKAPKSILSKDKYDYDQWFEDGQLNLSYLCIDKHIKAGFGDQNAIIYDSPVTNTKQHITFNQLHHEVSKLAGGLKGLGLQKGDTCIIYMPMIPQALYAMLACARIGVIHSVVFGGFAPNELAIRINDCKPKAIITASNGVEIQKIIPYKPFVDQAIAKAETKPKHVIVFDRKLGVEIPKKNYDVDYATLVEEAPSIEAIPVASTHPSYILYTSGTTGTPKGIIRDTGGYATALKFSMKYIYGVNEGETFWAASDVGWVVGHSFIAYGPLLNRNTTILFEGKPIKTPDASTFWRVISEHNVKAMFTAPTAIRAIRKDDATGHMLKRFDLSCLKYLFLAGERCDVATLNWIEDKLEIPVIDHWWQTESGWPMIANMVGVALQDIKPGSAGLPVCGYDIKILNEDGEEVQSSVEGYVVVKLPLPPGTLSNLWGNPERFKSGYLDRFPGYYFSGDGGYKDEDGYVFITGRVDDVINVAGHRLSTAEMEEIVSSHKSVAECAVFGVHCELKGQKPLGLVVLKSEDTLENETIQKEIILDVRREIGAVASFREVLVVNRLPKTRSGKILRKLLRNIADEQQYNIPSTIDDVTIIDEIKIVYKTHSIGIHK; this is translated from the coding sequence ATGTATTATCAAGAATTTTATAAAAAAAGTATAGACCAACCAGCGCAATTTTGGCAAGAACAAGCCTCGCAATTGGATTGGTTTAAAGCACCTAAAAGCATATTGTCTAAAGATAAATATGACTATGATCAATGGTTTGAAGATGGGCAACTTAACTTAAGTTATTTGTGTATTGATAAACATATCAAAGCGGGTTTTGGCGATCAGAATGCTATAATTTACGACTCGCCAGTTACCAATACAAAACAGCATATTACTTTTAATCAATTACATCACGAAGTATCAAAACTTGCAGGTGGATTAAAAGGTTTAGGATTGCAAAAAGGAGACACGTGTATTATCTATATGCCAATGATTCCGCAGGCGTTATATGCCATGTTGGCTTGCGCTAGGATAGGAGTAATACACTCGGTTGTCTTTGGTGGTTTTGCACCTAATGAGTTGGCTATTAGGATTAATGACTGTAAGCCGAAAGCAATTATTACAGCATCAAACGGTGTCGAAATCCAGAAAATTATTCCTTATAAACCCTTTGTGGATCAAGCAATCGCTAAAGCGGAAACTAAGCCAAAACACGTTATTGTTTTTGATAGAAAATTAGGCGTTGAAATTCCGAAGAAAAACTACGATGTAGACTATGCAACTCTAGTAGAAGAGGCTCCGTCTATCGAAGCTATTCCAGTAGCATCAACACATCCGTCTTATATATTATATACTTCAGGAACCACGGGGACGCCAAAAGGAATTATTAGAGATACGGGCGGTTACGCAACCGCTTTAAAATTCTCTATGAAATATATTTATGGTGTAAACGAAGGCGAAACCTTTTGGGCAGCAAGTGATGTTGGTTGGGTTGTGGGACATAGCTTTATAGCTTACGGACCTTTATTAAATAGAAACACAACCATTCTGTTTGAAGGAAAACCAATTAAAACACCAGATGCCTCGACGTTTTGGCGCGTTATTAGCGAGCATAATGTAAAAGCAATGTTTACGGCGCCAACAGCTATTAGAGCCATTAGAAAAGATGATGCGACAGGACATATGTTAAAGCGTTTTGATTTATCATGTTTAAAATATTTATTTTTAGCAGGAGAACGTTGTGATGTAGCAACCTTAAATTGGATAGAAGATAAACTTGAGATACCAGTAATTGACCATTGGTGGCAAACCGAAAGCGGATGGCCTATGATTGCAAATATGGTTGGTGTTGCATTGCAAGACATAAAACCAGGTTCTGCAGGATTACCCGTTTGTGGTTATGATATTAAAATATTAAATGAAGACGGAGAAGAGGTGCAGTCTAGTGTGGAAGGGTATGTTGTGGTTAAATTACCGTTACCACCAGGAACATTAAGTAATCTATGGGGTAATCCAGAGCGTTTTAAATCTGGGTACTTAGACCGTTTTCCGGGTTATTATTTTTCTGGAGATGGTGGGTACAAAGACGAAGATGGTTATGTATTTATAACCGGTCGCGTAGATGATGTTATAAATGTGGCGGGGCACCGATTATCAACCGCCGAAATGGAAGAAATTGTGTCTTCGCATAAATCCGTAGCAGAATGTGCTGTATTTGGTGTGCATTGCGAGCTTAAAGGACAAAAACCATTAGGATTAGTGGTTTTAAAATCGGAAGATACGTTAGAAAATGAAACCATTCAAAAAGAAATAATTCTAGACGTACGTCGCGAAATAGGAGCAGTAGCGTCCTTTAGAGAGGTGTTAGTCGTAAACCGATTACCAAAGACGCGAAGTGGAAAAATTCTTCGTAAATTGTTGCGTAATATAGCAGACGAGCAACAGTATAATATACCATCAACCATTGATGATGTTACAATTATAGACGAAATAAAAATAGTATATAAAACCCATAGTATTGGGATTCATAAATAA
- a CDS encoding Crp/Fnr family transcriptional regulator, translated as MVNIREYIEKTVSISDADWQLFSSKLKNRIFKKKTTILDVGETENYISFIEEGIARFLIPKEEEEKDLTFGFCFKNEFVSAYDSFLTKKPSLYKLQALTDISMWSISYQDLQEVYEKSFAGNVIGRLSSERLFLIKSKREQSLLNESAETRYLNLFTERPNLIKEIPLKYIASYIGVTPQALSRIRKRIS; from the coding sequence ATGGTAAATATTCGAGAATATATAGAAAAAACGGTCTCCATTTCTGATGCAGATTGGCAATTGTTTTCTTCTAAATTAAAAAACAGAATCTTCAAAAAAAAGACCACTATTTTAGATGTTGGAGAGACTGAAAACTATATCTCTTTTATAGAAGAAGGTATAGCGCGCTTTTTAATTCCGAAGGAGGAAGAAGAGAAAGATTTAACTTTCGGATTCTGTTTTAAAAACGAATTTGTTAGTGCGTATGATTCATTTCTTACTAAAAAACCATCACTTTACAAATTACAAGCGTTAACAGATATTTCCATGTGGAGTATCTCATATCAAGATTTACAGGAAGTATATGAGAAAAGTTTTGCGGGTAATGTCATTGGTCGCTTGTCTTCAGAGCGTTTATTTTTAATCAAATCAAAACGAGAACAGTCTTTGTTAAATGAATCTGCAGAAACCCGTTACCTCAATTTATTTACAGAACGTCCCAACTTAATAAAAGAGATTCCGCTGAAGTATATTGCTTCTTATATTGGCGTGACACCACAGGCATTAAGCCGAATTAGGAAGCGTATTTCTTAA
- a CDS encoding sensor histidine kinase produces MNNYALIAIIVIYLAVLFYIAFLAEKKRQSKWVNNPYVYTLSLAVYCSAWTYYGSVGIAANSGINFLPIYLGPVIAAPLWIVVLRKIIRISKQHKISTIADFISLRYGNSRFLGALVTIICLFGTLPYISLQLKAVSETFEIMSDDTSYVSTAVIDDSTFYVALLLAIFATFFGTQNTDASEKHKGIVATVAFESVLKLVFFLAIGVYVTFYLFDGTTDIYNQISKTENFKQLTTLSGVEDGFNWFFLIGLSFMAIFLLPRQFQVSVLENNREKHLKKAIWLFPLYLLLFNLFVIFIAWAGKLTFGDTQNAEYYSLLLPLENGNSFLATLVFLGGFSAVISMVIVSTLALSTMVSNNLIIPYGFLDKFIKNQPERNSKYIKNIRRISIFTIIITAYFFYVLFSKELSLYSIGLISFVIISQLGPSFFIGLYWNRGASKAAIIGILVGFFISVYTLVLPFTLQAYTGTDDFTQLGLFGISALKPYALFGIDFLSPPAHAFFWSMTFNIMTYLVFSLTSKGNYRERNYAEMFVDSKNFTTLQDSALVWKGEAYVADIKSVLIRFLGEQRATRALTIFFTKYKLPQDTQLADARLINFSEKLLTGSIGSASAKILIASVVKEEQISLVEVLKILEESKENIVSNKVLLEKSNELTQLSSQLKDANEELISKDKQKDEFLDTVAHELKTPITGIRAATELLMDEDDDMPQEIKAQFLKNILQDSDRLGRLIHNILDFEKLETGRLHLDLQYQDIQKTITKSISSISQIAAKKEVEIVNKSDHSFKTNYDEDRILQVLTNLLSNAIKFCNPKTGQIIVDLKLGNAFVEISVTDNGKGIPEEDHHYIFDKFYQSKHQNTIKPQGSGLGLAITKQIVEKHNGKIWAKKGVKNGATLVFTIPFK; encoded by the coding sequence ATGAATAACTACGCACTAATTGCCATAATTGTAATTTATTTAGCGGTGTTATTTTACATTGCTTTTCTTGCTGAAAAAAAACGACAAAGTAAATGGGTTAATAATCCCTACGTATATACGTTGTCATTAGCGGTGTACTGTTCGGCGTGGACGTATTACGGAAGTGTTGGAATTGCAGCAAATTCAGGAATCAATTTTTTACCAATTTATTTAGGACCAGTTATAGCTGCACCTTTATGGATTGTAGTACTTAGGAAGATTATAAGAATTTCCAAACAACACAAAATTTCAACTATTGCCGATTTTATATCCTTACGTTATGGAAATAGTCGATTTCTTGGTGCTTTAGTGACTATTATTTGCTTATTCGGAACCTTGCCATACATTTCTTTACAATTAAAAGCAGTCTCAGAAACGTTTGAGATCATGTCTGATGATACTAGTTATGTTTCTACAGCTGTAATTGATGATTCTACGTTTTATGTCGCTTTATTGTTAGCGATATTCGCTACTTTTTTCGGGACACAAAATACGGATGCTTCCGAAAAACATAAAGGTATCGTCGCTACAGTAGCTTTTGAGTCGGTTTTAAAACTGGTCTTCTTTTTAGCAATCGGTGTTTATGTTACGTTTTACTTGTTTGATGGGACTACAGATATTTATAATCAGATTTCAAAAACTGAAAATTTTAAACAACTCACTACGCTTAGTGGTGTAGAGGATGGTTTTAACTGGTTTTTCTTAATAGGATTGTCTTTTATGGCCATATTTTTATTACCTAGACAATTTCAGGTTTCGGTTTTAGAAAACAATAGAGAAAAACATCTTAAAAAGGCTATTTGGTTGTTTCCGTTGTATTTATTATTATTTAATCTGTTTGTTATTTTTATTGCTTGGGCAGGAAAATTAACTTTTGGAGATACTCAAAATGCAGAATATTACTCGTTATTATTACCATTAGAAAATGGGAATTCGTTTTTAGCAACACTAGTTTTTCTAGGTGGTTTTTCTGCTGTAATATCAATGGTTATTGTGTCAACCTTAGCGTTGTCTACTATGGTGAGTAACAACTTGATTATTCCTTATGGATTTTTAGATAAGTTTATAAAAAACCAACCAGAACGAAACTCCAAGTACATTAAGAATATCCGTCGTATTTCTATTTTTACAATCATTATTACAGCTTATTTTTTCTATGTGTTATTCTCAAAAGAATTATCGTTGTATTCTATTGGGTTAATATCGTTTGTTATTATTTCGCAATTGGGGCCTTCCTTTTTTATAGGCTTGTATTGGAATAGAGGAGCTTCTAAAGCAGCGATTATAGGGATATTAGTCGGTTTTTTTATATCTGTATATACGCTGGTGTTACCATTTACGCTGCAAGCTTATACAGGTACGGATGATTTTACACAACTTGGTTTGTTTGGTATTTCAGCTTTAAAACCTTACGCGTTATTTGGTATTGATTTTTTAAGTCCGCCCGCACATGCATTTTTCTGGAGTATGACGTTTAATATCATGACTTACTTGGTGTTTTCATTAACGTCTAAAGGAAATTATAGAGAACGTAATTATGCCGAAATGTTTGTGGATAGTAAAAACTTTACGACACTTCAGGACAGTGCTTTGGTTTGGAAAGGAGAAGCTTACGTTGCAGATATTAAAAGTGTATTGATTCGTTTTTTAGGAGAACAAAGAGCGACTCGTGCGTTGACTATTTTCTTCACTAAATATAAATTACCTCAAGACACACAGTTAGCAGATGCGCGATTAATTAATTTTTCAGAAAAATTGTTAACAGGAAGCATTGGTTCGGCTTCAGCCAAAATATTAATTGCCAGCGTAGTCAAGGAAGAACAGATTAGCTTAGTGGAAGTGTTGAAGATTTTAGAAGAATCTAAAGAAAATATTGTGAGTAATAAAGTACTTTTGGAAAAGTCAAATGAATTGACGCAGCTATCCTCACAACTAAAAGATGCCAATGAAGAATTGATTAGCAAAGACAAGCAAAAAGATGAGTTTTTAGATACTGTTGCGCATGAGTTAAAAACACCAATTACAGGAATTAGAGCGGCAACAGAATTGTTGATGGATGAAGATGATGATATGCCTCAAGAAATAAAAGCACAGTTTTTAAAAAATATATTGCAAGATTCTGATCGTTTAGGGCGTTTAATACACAATATTTTAGATTTTGAAAAGTTAGAAACAGGACGTTTACATTTGGATTTACAATATCAAGATATTCAAAAAACCATTACTAAATCTATAAGTAGTATCTCGCAAATTGCAGCTAAAAAGGAAGTAGAAATTGTAAATAAAAGCGACCATAGTTTTAAAACTAATTATGACGAGGATCGTATCCTTCAGGTATTAACCAATTTACTGTCCAATGCAATCAAGTTTTGTAATCCAAAAACAGGACAAATTATAGTCGATTTAAAGTTAGGGAATGCATTTGTAGAAATCTCTGTAACTGACAATGGTAAAGGGATTCCAGAAGAAGATCACCATTATATTTTCGATAAATTTTACCAGTCAAAACATCAAAATACTATTAAACCACAAGGCAGTGGATTAGGTTTAGCAATTACAAAGCAAATAGTCGAAAAGCATAATGGGAAAATTTGGGCAAAAAAAGGCGTTAAAAATGGTGCAACGCTTGTTTTTACCATACCTTTTAAGTAA
- a CDS encoding endonuclease domain-containing protein, with protein MKPIHNRKYLEDRRKALRKDLTSAEATLWNHLKQKQLEGRKFRRQHSILDYIVDFYCPKEKLVIELDGGYHLRFEQQLKDYERDEVLKSLGFTIFRIENKFVFEDLDYVLNGIKTCFKNE; from the coding sequence ATGAAACCAATACATAATCGCAAATATTTAGAAGACAGAAGAAAAGCACTCCGTAAAGATTTAACGTCTGCTGAGGCAACATTATGGAATCATCTTAAGCAAAAACAGTTAGAAGGTCGTAAATTTAGAAGACAACATAGTATATTGGATTATATTGTTGATTTTTATTGTCCAAAAGAGAAGTTAGTCATTGAGTTAGATGGTGGCTATCACCTACGTTTTGAACAACAATTAAAAGATTACGAACGTGATGAGGTTTTAAAAAGCTTAGGATTTACTATTTTCAGAATTGAGAACAAATTTGTTTTTGAAGATTTAGACTATGTGCTAAATGGGATAAAAACTTGTTTTAAAAATGAGTAA
- a CDS encoding class I SAM-dependent rRNA methyltransferase — translation MIISETIPSHLKPKRLAVKLTSNGEQYVHQGHPWVFSDSIVKINNDANTGDLAIIFGKRRNAMIGIGLYDANSPIQLKMIYNDTASVVIDAEFFKQKIEKAYAKRLPLLETNTNSYRLLFGENDGFPSLIADVYADVLVVKLYSEIWLPYIHSILEILISISKCKTVVIRLSRGLQQSKTHQLKDGAVVYGTLENEVVQFVEHGVNFSANVIKGHKTGYFLDHRDNRRQVGLFSNGKTVLDVFSYAGGFSVHALANGATEVTSLDISAQALEIAKQNGELNTYSGTHHTIADDAFKALKHLVKKGVVFDVVVIDPPSFAKQQTEIDLAKKKYAQLAQLGEQLTAKNGLLVLASCSSRVTAQAFYDINIATLSSAKRTFKTIKTTQHDTDHPIGFPEGAYLKCGYYRFD, via the coding sequence ATGATAATTTCTGAAACAATACCATCCCACTTAAAACCAAAACGATTAGCAGTAAAACTAACGTCTAATGGCGAGCAATATGTACATCAAGGACATCCTTGGGTGTTTTCAGATAGTATAGTTAAGATTAATAATGATGCGAATACAGGAGATTTAGCTATTATTTTTGGAAAGCGAAGAAATGCCATGATTGGTATTGGGCTATATGATGCTAATTCTCCGATCCAATTAAAGATGATTTATAATGATACAGCATCTGTGGTCATTGATGCTGAGTTTTTTAAGCAAAAAATAGAAAAAGCTTACGCTAAACGGTTGCCTTTATTAGAGACTAATACTAATAGTTATCGTTTATTATTTGGCGAAAATGATGGTTTTCCGTCGTTAATAGCGGATGTTTATGCGGATGTTTTGGTGGTTAAATTGTATTCAGAAATTTGGTTACCCTACATACATTCTATTTTAGAAATTTTAATAAGTATTTCAAAATGTAAAACAGTTGTTATCCGATTAAGTCGTGGTTTGCAACAATCTAAAACTCATCAATTAAAAGATGGTGCTGTAGTTTATGGGACACTTGAAAACGAGGTTGTCCAGTTTGTAGAACATGGAGTTAATTTTTCGGCAAACGTTATAAAAGGACATAAAACGGGTTACTTTTTAGATCACAGAGATAATAGAAGGCAAGTTGGTCTGTTTAGTAATGGTAAAACCGTTTTAGATGTGTTTAGTTACGCTGGTGGATTCTCAGTACATGCTTTAGCTAATGGAGCTACAGAGGTAACTAGTTTAGATATTAGCGCTCAAGCATTAGAAATTGCAAAACAAAATGGAGAATTAAATACGTATTCAGGAACACATCATACCATTGCAGACGATGCTTTTAAAGCTTTAAAGCATTTGGTTAAAAAAGGTGTTGTTTTTGATGTTGTAGTTATTGATCCACCAAGTTTTGCGAAGCAGCAAACCGAAATAGATTTAGCCAAGAAAAAATATGCGCAATTAGCACAGTTAGGAGAGCAATTAACCGCAAAAAACGGGTTGTTAGTATTAGCGTCTTGTTCTAGTCGTGTAACAGCACAGGCATTTTACGATATTAACATTGCAACACTATCTAGTGCAAAAAGAACTTTTAAGACAATTAAAACCACACAACATGATACGGATCATCCTATTGGATTCCCAGAAGGTGCCTATTTAAAATGTGGATATTATCGCTTTGATTAG
- the acs gene encoding acetate--CoA ligase — translation MSNYHIKHLEEYYQVYRKSVRNPESFWEEIAEEHFMWRKKWDKVLSWDFSKPEVKWFEGAKLNITENCLDRHLYTRGDKTAIIFEPNSPKEKALHITYRELHERVCRFANVLKDNGVGKGDRVCIYLPMIPELAVSVLACARIGAIHSVVFAGFSSTALATRINDSDCKMVITSDGSYRGAKTIDLKGIVDEALEECPDVNTVLVAKRINSDINMQDGRDQWLQPLLDEAYHDCVPEIMDAEDPLFILYTSGSTGKPKGMVHTTGGYMVYTAYTFKNVFQYREEDVYWCTADIGWITGHSYIVYGPLCNGATTVLFEGVPSYPDFGRFWEIVEKHKVSQFYTAPTAIRALAKEGIEHLEKHDLSSLKVLGTVGEPINEEAWHWYDDNVGKKKAPIVDTWWQTETGGIMITPIAFATPTKPTYATLPFIGVQPALMDEHGEEIKGNQVDGRLCIKFPWPSMARTIWGNHQRYKDTYFSAYDNMYFTGDGALRDEVGYYRITGRVDDVIIVSGHNLGTAPIEDAINEHPAVSESAIVGFPHDIKGNALYGYVTLKESGESRDHVNLRKEINQIITEQIGPIAKLDKIQFTDGLPKTRSGKIMRRILRKIASNETDNLGDTSTLLNPECVQDIMDNVL, via the coding sequence ATGAGTAATTATCACATAAAACATTTAGAAGAGTACTACCAAGTTTACCGTAAATCCGTCAGAAACCCAGAGAGTTTTTGGGAAGAAATTGCCGAAGAACATTTTATGTGGCGTAAAAAATGGGATAAAGTATTAAGTTGGGACTTTTCTAAGCCTGAAGTCAAATGGTTTGAAGGAGCAAAGTTAAACATTACAGAAAATTGTCTGGATAGACATTTATATACCAGAGGAGATAAAACGGCTATCATTTTTGAACCTAATAGTCCAAAAGAAAAAGCGCTTCATATTACTTACAGAGAGTTACACGAGCGTGTATGTCGATTTGCAAACGTACTTAAAGATAACGGAGTCGGTAAAGGCGATCGTGTTTGTATTTACTTACCAATGATTCCCGAATTAGCAGTTTCTGTTTTAGCATGTGCGCGTATAGGTGCTATACACTCTGTTGTCTTTGCGGGATTTTCTTCAACAGCATTAGCAACCAGAATTAATGATAGTGATTGTAAAATGGTAATTACATCAGATGGCTCTTATCGTGGCGCAAAAACAATCGATTTAAAAGGGATTGTAGACGAAGCTTTAGAGGAATGTCCAGATGTAAATACTGTATTGGTAGCAAAACGTATCAATTCAGATATAAACATGCAAGACGGGCGTGACCAATGGTTACAACCTTTGTTGGATGAAGCGTATCACGATTGTGTGCCAGAAATTATGGATGCAGAAGATCCATTATTTATTTTATATACCTCAGGGTCGACAGGTAAACCAAAAGGAATGGTTCATACCACAGGAGGATATATGGTATATACGGCGTATACGTTTAAAAATGTATTTCAATACAGAGAAGAAGATGTGTATTGGTGTACAGCAGATATCGGTTGGATTACAGGACACAGTTATATCGTATATGGACCATTATGTAATGGAGCGACAACTGTTCTGTTTGAAGGGGTTCCAAGTTATCCGGATTTTGGACGTTTTTGGGAGATTGTAGAAAAACATAAAGTGAGCCAATTTTATACGGCACCAACCGCTATTAGAGCACTAGCAAAAGAAGGTATAGAACATTTAGAAAAACACGATTTATCATCTCTAAAAGTATTAGGTACTGTTGGAGAACCTATAAATGAGGAAGCTTGGCACTGGTACGATGACAATGTTGGTAAGAAAAAAGCACCAATTGTAGATACTTGGTGGCAAACCGAAACTGGAGGTATCATGATTACACCAATTGCATTTGCTACCCCAACCAAACCAACCTACGCAACACTACCGTTTATAGGAGTGCAACCAGCATTAATGGATGAGCATGGAGAAGAAATTAAAGGAAACCAAGTCGATGGACGTTTATGTATAAAATTCCCTTGGCCAAGTATGGCAAGAACCATTTGGGGGAACCACCAACGTTATAAAGACACCTATTTCTCTGCCTATGATAATATGTATTTTACAGGAGATGGTGCCTTACGTGATGAGGTTGGGTATTACCGTATTACAGGTCGTGTAGATGATGTCATCATCGTGTCTGGTCACAATTTAGGGACTGCACCCATTGAAGACGCTATTAACGAGCATCCTGCGGTATCAGAAAGTGCCATTGTAGGCTTTCCGCATGATATTAAAGGAAATGCTTTATATGGTTACGTAACCCTGAAAGAAAGCGGAGAAAGTAGAGATCATGTGAATCTACGGAAAGAAATAAACCAAATTATTACAGAGCAAATAGGACCTATCGCTAAGTTGGATAAAATTCAGTTTACAGACGGATTACCTAAAACACGAAGTGGAAAAATTATGCGACGTATTTTACGTAAAATAGCTAGTAATGAGACCGATAATCTAGGAGATACAAGTACATTGCTAAATCCAGAATGTGTACAAGATATTATGGATAATGTACTATAA
- a CDS encoding response regulator transcription factor yields the protein MKKKILIVDDEPNIVMSLEYTFKKQGFEVFIARDGSEALEILKHHIPNIILLDVMMPNVDGYQTLTHIKNTDSLKDTKVVFLTAKNKASDIEKGLKLGADKYLTKPFSVKKIVSEILELVT from the coding sequence ATGAAGAAGAAAATTTTAATTGTTGACGACGAGCCAAATATTGTCATGTCGTTAGAATATACCTTCAAAAAACAAGGTTTTGAAGTGTTTATAGCAAGAGATGGAAGTGAGGCTTTAGAGATATTAAAACATCATATTCCTAACATTATTTTGTTGGATGTTATGATGCCAAATGTAGACGGGTATCAAACCTTAACACACATTAAAAATACAGATAGTTTAAAGGACACTAAAGTGGTGTTTTTAACTGCAAAAAATAAAGCTTCAGATATTGAAAAGGGTTTAAAACTTGGAGCCGATAAGTATTTAACAAAACCTTTTTCAGTAAAAAAAATAGTTTCAGAAATATTGGAACTAGTGACTTAA
- a CDS encoding endonuclease domain-containing protein: MKPIHNRKYLEDRRKALRKDLTSAEATLWNHLKQKQLEGRKFRRQHSILDYIVDFYCPKEKLVIELDGGYHLRFEQQLKDYERDEVLKSLGFTIFRIENKFVFEDLDYVLNEIKACFKNE, encoded by the coding sequence ATGAAACCAATACATAATCGCAAATATTTAGAAGACAGAAGAAAAGCACTCCGTAAAGATTTAACGTCTGCTGAGGCAACATTATGGAATCATCTTAAACAAAAACAGTTAGAAGGTCGTAAATTTAGAAGACAACATAGTATATTGGATTATATTGTTGATTTTTATTGTCCAAAAGAGAAGTTAGTCATTGAGTTAGATGGTGGCTATCACCTACGTTTTGAACAACAATTAAAAGATTACGAACGTGATGAGGTTTTAAAAAGCTTAGGATTTACTATTTTCAGAATTGAGAACAAATTTGTTTTTGAAGATTTAGACTATGTGCTAAATGAGATAAAAGCTTGTTTTAAAAATGAGTAA
- a CDS encoding acyl-CoA desaturase, with the protein MTIIIFIIILWYTGLFFQTFFLHRYAAHQTYTMSKVTERICFVLTWVFQGSNYLSAYGYGVMHRMHHAYADTEKDPHSPKYDSNLFTMMWRTKNIYQDINKKRIAVADKFTKNVPQWKAFDKIASSRISRLSWAAAYIVFFIVFVTAWWQWLFLPVAFFMAPIHGVIINWFAHIYGYRNFKVSDTSKNLLPIDILMMGEGYHNNHHSHSGRANFGVRWFEIDFTYLIMVVLDKLRIIKIKKTAV; encoded by the coding sequence ATGACTATTATAATATTTATCATTATTTTATGGTATACGGGTTTGTTCTTTCAAACCTTCTTTTTACACCGTTACGCAGCACACCAAACCTATACAATGTCTAAAGTTACAGAACGCATTTGTTTTGTGTTAACTTGGGTATTTCAAGGTTCTAATTATTTAAGTGCTTATGGTTATGGTGTAATGCATAGGATGCACCATGCGTATGCTGATACCGAAAAAGATCCACATTCTCCTAAATACGATAGTAATTTATTCACTATGATGTGGCGTACTAAAAACATTTATCAAGACATCAATAAAAAGCGTATTGCAGTAGCAGATAAGTTTACTAAAAACGTACCACAATGGAAGGCGTTTGATAAAATAGCAAGTTCAAGAATTTCTAGATTATCTTGGGCTGCAGCTTATATCGTGTTTTTTATTGTTTTTGTAACCGCTTGGTGGCAATGGTTATTCTTGCCAGTAGCCTTTTTTATGGCTCCAATTCATGGTGTTATTATTAACTGGTTTGCTCATATTTACGGATATCGTAATTTTAAGGTTAGCGATACGTCTAAAAATCTATTACCAATAGATATTTTAATGATGGGAGAGGGGTATCATAATAATCACCATTCGCATAGTGGACGTGCAAATTTTGGCGTACGTTGGTTTGAAATTGATTTTACTTACTTAATAATGGTTGTTTTAGATAAGCTACGTATTATTAAAATTAAGAAGACAGCAGTTTAG